One window of Marinomonas primoryensis genomic DNA carries:
- a CDS encoding WD40/YVTN/BNR-like repeat-containing protein translates to MSNQKKERPSIASFLRKLTMFTLTAFLLFRMEGGIAAVADAIDRPALESNLGAHSVLLSVTSVGDHFVAVGERGLILHSDDDGKSWHQLSSPVSVTLTEVSFFDDENGYAIGHGGIVLRTTNGGNDWKVQLNGLQLAEKLLQQAEESKDEESIRQAKWLIADGPDKPFLDLLVLGRDHLVVVGAYGFVFESIDGGQTWASWMDRIDNPFGLHLYSIRKQGERILVAGEQGFVALSMDDGQSFETIETPYEGSFFTAQLLEQDGIVLAGLRGNTLLSDDNGQHWKDIKNPISSSIMASFIHSDGQVIMANQAGTLLGLRENRLVPLTRKRLPPLTNMLEKANGSVLALSINGPVSIDVGDFK, encoded by the coding sequence ATGTCTAACCAGAAGAAAGAGAGACCGAGCATAGCGAGTTTCTTGCGTAAGCTCACTATGTTCACTTTGACAGCTTTTTTACTTTTTCGAATGGAAGGTGGGATTGCCGCCGTTGCTGATGCTATTGATCGTCCTGCTCTTGAGTCTAATTTGGGCGCGCATTCTGTTTTGTTGTCGGTGACATCTGTCGGTGATCATTTTGTTGCTGTTGGTGAGCGTGGTTTGATTTTGCACTCCGATGACGATGGCAAAAGCTGGCATCAGTTGTCTTCTCCAGTCAGTGTGACTTTGACTGAAGTAAGTTTTTTTGATGATGAAAATGGCTATGCCATTGGCCACGGCGGCATTGTTTTGCGTACTACAAATGGTGGTAATGATTGGAAAGTACAGCTAAATGGTCTCCAGCTAGCAGAAAAGCTACTACAACAAGCTGAAGAATCTAAAGACGAAGAATCGATTCGTCAGGCTAAATGGCTGATTGCCGACGGCCCAGACAAACCTTTTTTAGATTTGTTGGTGCTTGGACGAGATCACCTTGTGGTTGTTGGTGCTTATGGCTTTGTCTTTGAAAGTATCGATGGCGGCCAGACTTGGGCATCTTGGATGGACCGAATTGATAATCCATTTGGGTTGCACTTATACAGCATCCGTAAACAAGGTGAGCGCATACTGGTTGCAGGCGAGCAAGGTTTTGTCGCACTTTCTATGGACGATGGTCAGTCGTTCGAAACCATCGAAACGCCTTATGAAGGCAGCTTTTTTACTGCTCAGCTACTTGAGCAAGATGGAATAGTGCTGGCTGGTTTACGGGGTAATACCTTGCTATCCGATGATAATGGTCAACACTGGAAAGATATTAAAAATCCTATTAGTTCGTCGATTATGGCCTCTTTTATTCATTCTGATGGCCAAGTAATCATGGCGAATCAAGCGGGAACTTTGCTTGGTTTGAGAGAAAATCGACTCGTTCCACTTACCCGTAAGCGCCTTCCACCTTTAACCAATATGCTAGAAAAAGCGAACGGTAGTGTACTTGCTTTAAGCATCAATGGGCCTGTCTCTATTGATGTAGGAGATTTTAAATGA